One genomic region from Flavobacterium lindanitolerans encodes:
- a CDS encoding LytR/AlgR family response regulator transcription factor encodes MSKVSVLIIEDTPAESEALVKVLTQNNYAIAGVATTFSDALALFYKNTVDIVIIDVFLNGSPEGITFAETINITPDIARPFVFLTSSNDRQIFERAKLTKPFSFLLKPFNELEILYAVEMAVEKFYEQSNVFLSDDQDTVLSTDSLFIKKKNALKKVLIDDIVYIEVEERYCNIITEHEKFVIMISLTKISELLEKNKFVKTHRNYIVNANKIEEIILHDNLVILKGNHKVTLSEKHKDFIKKLNILR; translated from the coding sequence ATGAGTAAGGTAAGCGTTTTAATTATTGAAGACACTCCGGCAGAAAGTGAGGCACTTGTCAAAGTACTCACGCAAAACAATTATGCTATTGCGGGCGTGGCTACAACCTTCAGTGATGCCTTGGCTTTATTTTATAAAAATACGGTCGATATTGTAATTATTGACGTTTTCCTGAACGGTTCACCGGAAGGCATTACGTTTGCAGAAACTATTAATATTACTCCTGATATTGCACGTCCGTTTGTGTTTCTTACAAGCTCCAACGACCGCCAGATTTTCGAAAGGGCCAAACTCACAAAACCTTTCAGCTTTCTGCTAAAACCATTTAACGAATTGGAAATACTGTATGCTGTGGAAATGGCCGTTGAAAAATTTTATGAGCAGTCCAATGTCTTTCTAAGCGACGACCAGGACACTGTTCTCAGCACCGACTCCCTATTCATCAAGAAAAAAAACGCTTTAAAAAAGGTGTTGATTGATGATATCGTTTACATCGAAGTCGAAGAACGCTACTGCAATATCATTACGGAACATGAAAAATTCGTAATCATGATTTCCCTGACCAAAATCAGTGAACTTTTGGAAAAGAACAAGTTTGTCAAAACCCATAGAAATTATATCGTGAATGCTAATAAGATAGAAGAAATAATATTGCATGATAATCTGGTCATCTTAAAAGGAAATCATAAAGTAACCCTAAGCGAAAAACATAAAGATTTTATCAAAAAACTGAACATCCTGCGATAA
- a CDS encoding tetratricopeptide repeat-containing sensor histidine kinase, translating into MMSQIKLALILLFLFPAYFLFSQEQNNSLLNSEIRKKALENRDKTDFYKAQAFFLEKNWDSTLVYSMKQLAHTGNLEIADYCHYFRAFSFKNKRLLQEARKEFLQISKRFRFYYKVRLYLGEIALEENNYEQAIRYFKEIENLPETGNYDFKRGVVYHNLGLCYLHLKKYEQADAYLSKGSEVMQAEKDTLSLIGSYMNIANLYYEQYKDNLAIPYFEKAYSLSKKIKNVELKQNAVLNMAVVAENNKNFPLALTYRKEYESWRDSLNDQNKVWAIAELEKKFTVRQKEKEIGILEAENKLKIAERNGFFYSSVLLLVLFGTGIYFYRQKIKSNRIILSQKNKLDELNAAKDQLFSIVSHDLRSSVNALKTSNSKLAESLESKNFEALDKQLQSNSAIAHSSYNLLDNLLHWALLQTKQLYFHKESVHLFSVVQQMEFNYKPLMQEKNIHFENLVPKALFACADLSSLKIILRNLMDNAIKFSGENGRITIHGSASEDFCTLTVEDSGQGMSQETIRQLLEESALVSKKENPEKNGTGLGMQLCLSMAQKNDGKLLIESEENKGTKISIQLLKAKKNE; encoded by the coding sequence ATGATGTCCCAAATTAAATTGGCACTTATTCTCCTATTCCTTTTTCCGGCTTATTTTCTTTTTTCACAGGAGCAGAACAATAGTCTCCTGAATTCAGAAATCAGAAAAAAAGCCCTCGAAAACAGGGACAAGACTGATTTTTATAAAGCGCAGGCTTTCTTTTTAGAAAAAAACTGGGACTCTACACTGGTGTATTCCATGAAACAGCTGGCACATACCGGCAATCTGGAAATAGCCGATTATTGCCATTATTTCAGGGCATTCAGTTTCAAGAACAAAAGATTGCTTCAGGAAGCCAGAAAGGAATTTCTACAGATTTCTAAAAGATTCCGTTTTTATTATAAAGTCAGGCTCTATCTGGGCGAAATTGCCCTCGAAGAAAATAATTACGAACAGGCTATCCGTTATTTTAAAGAAATCGAAAATCTTCCGGAAACCGGTAATTATGATTTTAAAAGAGGTGTGGTCTATCACAATCTCGGGCTATGCTATCTGCATCTAAAAAAATATGAGCAGGCTGATGCCTATCTTTCTAAAGGCTCGGAAGTCATGCAGGCAGAAAAAGATACCCTCTCTCTGATAGGTTCCTATATGAATATTGCAAATCTTTACTACGAGCAATACAAAGACAATCTGGCTATTCCCTATTTTGAAAAGGCCTATTCCCTATCTAAAAAGATTAAAAATGTAGAATTAAAGCAGAATGCCGTACTGAATATGGCGGTTGTTGCAGAAAACAATAAAAATTTTCCTCTTGCCCTAACCTACAGAAAAGAATACGAAAGCTGGAGAGATTCTTTAAATGACCAGAATAAAGTTTGGGCAATTGCTGAACTGGAAAAGAAATTTACCGTCAGGCAAAAAGAAAAGGAAATTGGCATCCTGGAGGCTGAAAACAAGCTGAAAATAGCAGAAAGAAACGGTTTTTTCTATTCTTCTGTGCTATTGCTGGTTTTGTTTGGAACAGGTATTTATTTCTACAGGCAGAAAATAAAAAGCAACCGAATCATCCTTTCACAAAAAAACAAGCTGGATGAACTGAATGCTGCCAAAGACCAGCTTTTTTCAATCGTCAGCCATGACCTGCGCTCTTCTGTCAATGCATTAAAAACAAGTAATTCTAAGCTAGCAGAAAGCCTGGAAAGTAAAAATTTTGAAGCATTAGACAAACAGCTTCAAAGTAACAGTGCTATTGCCCACAGTTCCTATAATCTGCTTGACAATCTATTGCATTGGGCACTGCTCCAAACAAAACAGCTTTATTTCCACAAAGAATCAGTACACCTCTTTTCTGTCGTACAGCAAATGGAATTCAATTACAAGCCGCTGATGCAGGAAAAAAATATCCATTTTGAAAATTTGGTTCCCAAAGCATTATTCGCCTGTGCTGATTTAAGTTCCTTAAAAATAATACTGCGAAACCTGATGGATAATGCCATCAAATTCTCCGGAGAAAATGGCCGGATAACAATTCATGGCAGCGCTTCGGAAGATTTTTGTACCTTGACCGTTGAAGATTCCGGACAGGGAATGAGTCAGGAAACAATCCGGCAGCTTCTGGAAGAATCAGCATTGGTGTCTAAAAAAGAAAATCCTGAAAAAAACGGAACCGGATTAGGCATGCAATTATGCTTGTCAATGGCACAGAAAAATGATGGGAAGCTACTTATTGAAAGTGAAGAAAATAAAGGTACAAAGATTAGTATTCAACTGTTAAAAGCAAAGAAAAATGAGTAA